One Triticum dicoccoides isolate Atlit2015 ecotype Zavitan chromosome 4B, WEW_v2.0, whole genome shotgun sequence genomic window carries:
- the LOC119295109 gene encoding LOB domain-containing protein 39-like: MSCNGCRVLRKGCSDACVLRPSIEWIDGAQPQANATVFVAKFFGRAGLVASLAAVPLHHRPALFRSLLYEACGRTINPVSGAIGLMWTSNWDLCQAAADAVLRGDSLRSLSAVPAAFTERDMAGLYGNVGTNTGSSSSLHSSPENSTSAPARKRSKNNPGCGAAGGQQVKLPGPVLPSCDLDLCLTPLSSPLAGGRRGGASDEYSTTTCCEDASGDAAEAGAPPLLNLFN, encoded by the exons ATGAGCTGCAACGGGTGCCGCGTGCTGCGCAAGGGGTGCAGCGACGCCTGCGTGCTGCGGCCCAGCATCGAGTGGATCGACGGCGCCCAGCCGCAGGCCAACGCCACCGTCTTCGTCGCCAAGTTCTTCGGCCGTGCCGGCCTCGTCGCCTCCCTCGCCGCcgtcccgctccaccaccgcccag CCTTGTTCCGGTCGCTTCTGTACGAGGCGTGTGGCCGGACGATCAACCCGGTGAGCGGCGCCATCGGGCTCATGTGGACCAGCAACTGGGACCTCTGCCAGGCCGCCGCCGACGCCGTGCTGCGCGGCGACTCCCTGCGCTCGCTCTCCGCCGTGCCCGCCGCCTTCACGGAACGCGACATGGCCGGCCTCTACGGCAACGTCGGCACAAACACCGGCAGCTCCTCCTCCCTCCACTCCTCGCCGGAGAACTCCACGTCCGCGCCCGCCAGGAAGCGGAGCAAGAACAACCCTGGCTGCGGCGCCGCAGGAGGGCAGCAGGTGAAGCTGCCGGGGCCGGTGCTGCCGTCGTGCGATCTGGACCTCTGCCTGACGCCCTTGTCGTCGCCGCTGGCCGGCGGGAGGCGAGGCGGCGCGTCAGACGAGTACTCCACCACGACGTGCTGCGAGGACGCCAGCGGCGACGCGGCGGAGGCCGGGGCGCCCCCGCTGCTGAACCTCTTCAACTGA